A genomic window from Cucumis melo cultivar AY chromosome 8, USDA_Cmelo_AY_1.0, whole genome shotgun sequence includes:
- the LOC103484334 gene encoding LOB domain-containing protein 12-like yields MSSFNSQPQKTYGSPCASCKFLRRKCDADCIFAPHFPADQPKKFEVVHRIYGASNVSKILKALRYDEREETVNSLVFEAEARLRDPVRGCVALISDLQDRLQMLQTELSIARRELSSYMPSELPPNYSSYMASKLPPNWSYMASKLRPNSSYMASKLRPNLSYMISELLPKWPGESSTSQRPMMEGQSSSQRVDGFGTTNYYGINNDDDRRHVVFQHPVTTTEQLLPATEQPPSQDSIDF; encoded by the coding sequence ATGAGTTCCTTTAACTCACAACCCCAAAAGACTTATGGCTCACCATGTGCATCATGTAAATTTCTAAGAAGAAAGTGTGATGCAGACTGCATCTTTGCCCCCCATTTTCCAGCAGATCAACCTAAAAAATTCGAAGTCGTCCATAGGATTTACGGCGCAAGTAACGTCTCTAAAATTCTTAAGGCATTGAGGTATGATGAGCGAGAAGAAACTGTCAACTCTCTAGTCTTTGAGGCAGAGGCTCGGCTGAGAGATCCTGTGCGTGGTTGCGTTGCCTTGATATCAGATCTTCAGGATAGGCTTCAAATGCTTCAAACTGAACTCTCCATCGCTCGACGAGAGCTTTCGTCTTACATGCCATCAGAGCTTCCGCCAAATTATTCGTCTTACATGGCATCAAAGCTTCCGCCAAACTGGTCTTACATGGCATCAAAGCTTCGGCCAAACTCGTCTTACATGGCATCAAAGCTTCGACCAAACTTGTCTTATATGATATCAGAGCTTCTGCCAAAGTGGCCAGGTGAATCTTCCACGAGTCAACGACCAATGATGGAGGGTCAATCATCGAGTCAACGGGTTGATGGCTTTGGCACTACTAATTACTATGGAATAAACAATGATGACGACAGACGACATGTTGTATTTCAACACCCAGTAACGACGACGGAGCAGTTGCTGCCGGCGACAGAGCAGCCACCGTCTCAAGATAGTATTGATTTTTAG
- the LOC103484335 gene encoding uncharacterized protein LOC103484335, with translation MSSSSPFFGPPEMVVKNRFLGFLIWQFIPSTFVFFLFKIFVSAISSVSFTSSSAGTRNPSAPFASLLTGFLTFLTFHLSQLLFSSSLSLLASPQLERPAAPLELVFGLVRFLVVSGGDNASSASALKDFRRRAMASFYLILFVVATAVSGSLAAVSICWGKSDGLRSAWHTGLLMGLIYGSFYVYKKRWVLMFPIIQRPPFFSFKMGFPSATTLASKLSAATFLFSAVLMVLLPDQHKKNVTVRKFIANQTILFIGSFAVFLSWELTHHLHRVLHTKRFAFAPPKGSAAAETNPSEHLFAALEDSNSGSLLQYLAFLDLCMVCETNVDIWRRAAFFEETGDTYKRVISISLRPLEQFALNLGQGLEGAVDMTSQLSRQLLPPNDSHFDVKQLEALKNFQLYAWCARTVSTLTARSHVEDRFGVAQLSGSNATVMSTLLSCLLAVEVLMGKKTNIQSSHDLFGPAGIKWATTSIRRVDASVGKKKSGPLHLKAYAIADVLRVSIYLIVTAFHNEMLNSAKSGVLEKDWITDEKPPFGTRELLLQKLHIFLDFQA, from the exons ATGTCTTCGTCTTCTCCGTTTTTCGGACCCCCAGAAATGGTTGTCAAGAATCGCTTTCTGGGTTTCCTTATTTGGCAATTTATTCCTTCAaccttcgtttttttcctcttcaaaATCTTCGTTTCAGCCATTTCTTCTGTTTCTTTTACCAGTTCCTCAGCTGGAACTAGGAACCCATCTGCCCCTTTTGCTTCATTGCTTACTGGGTTCCTTACTTTTCTTACATTTCATCTTTCTCAgctccttttttcttcttccctttctcTTCTTGCTTCTCCCCAGCTCGAGCGACCTGCCGCGCCGCTTGAGCTCGTGTTTGGGCTCGTCCGGTTTCTTGTAGTTTCAGGTGGTGATAATGCTTCATCAGCGTCGGCTTTGAAGGATTTTCGCCGTCGGGCTATGGCTTCGTTCTATTTGATTTTGTTTGTTGTGGCAACTGCGGTTTCAGGTTCCTTGGCCGCGGTTTCCATATGTTGGGGGAAATCAGATGGTCTTAGAAGTGCGTGGCATACGGGTCTCTTGATGGGTTTGATTTATGGCAGCTTCTATGTTTACAAGAAAAGATGGGTTCTAATGTTCCCAATCATACAG CGTCCCCCTTTTTTCAGCTTCAAGATGGGTTTTCCATCAGCTACCACGTTGGCTTCCAAACTTTCTGCTGCGACCTTCCTTTTTTCAGCAGTATTAATGGTGCTTCTGCCAGATCAACATAAGAAAAATGTTACGGTCAGAAAATTCATTGCTAACCAGACCATTCTATTCATTGGAAGTTTTGCAGTATTTCTTTCTTGGGAATTGACTCACCACTTACATCGG GTCCTACACACCAAAAGGTTTGCTTTTGCACCTCCAAAGGGTTCTGCAGCTGCGGAAACAAATCCTAGTGAGCACCTCTTTGCAGCTCTGGAGGACAGCAACTCTGGGTCACTTTTGCAGTATCTTGCATTTCTTGATCTCTGCATGGTTTGTGAGACTAATGTTGATATATGGAGGAGAGCTGCATTTTTTGAAGAAACAGGGGACACGTACAAGCGAGTTATATCCATATCCTTGAGGCCTCTGGAGCAATTTGCCCTGAACTTGGGTCAAGGTTTGGAAGGTGCTGTGGACATGACCTCCCAACTATCCAGACAGTTATTACCGCCAAATGACTCTCACTTCGATGTAAAACAATTGGAAGCTCTTAAAAACTTTCAG TTGTACGCATGGTGTGCCCGTACGGTTTCTACATTGACTGCACGCTCACATGTGGAAGATCGATTCGGAGTTGCCCAGCTGTCTGGTAGTAATGCTACTGTTATGTCAACATTATTGTCTTGCCTACTTGCTGTTGAAGTGCTGATGGGGAAGAAGACTAATATACAATCTTCGCACGATCTATTCGGCCCAGCTGGTATTAAATGGGCAACAACTAGTATTAGAAGAGTAGATGCTTCAGTTGGTAAAAAGAAAAGCGGGCCGCTGCACTTGAAGGCATATGCAATTGCAGACGTATTGAGGGTCTCGATCTATCTCATTGTTACCGCATTCCACAATGAGATGCTGAACAGTGCCAAGTCTGGTGTTCTTGAGAAAGATTGGATCACGGATGAAAAACCCCCTTTTGGTACTCGCGAGTTGCTTCTGCAGAAACTGCATATTTTCTTGGATTTTCAAGCTTAG
- the LOC103484336 gene encoding CSC1-like protein ERD4, whose translation MDFSSFLTSLGTSFVIFLVLMLVFAWLSSRPCNHVIYYPNRILKGLDPTVGSRSRSPFAWITEALSSSEKDVISMSGVDTAVYFVFLATVLGIFVLSAVVLLPVLIPIAVTDDGIKNAKMNNTQSVGTFSELDNLSMGNINLRSNRLWAFLLATYWVSFVVYYLTWKAYNHVTALRTEALMTPEIKAEQFAIIVRDIPPVPEGQTRKEQVDSFFKNIYPDTFYRSLIVTDNKKVNKLWEELEGYKKKLERSEAIFEASKTEAKPEGVRPTHKTGLLGLIGKKVDSIEFYSEKINELLPKLETEQKATLREKQKNAALVFFNNRTTAASAAQNLHAQIVDKWTVLAAPEPRQIIWPNLYINFIQRQVRQYVVYVIVALTIFFYMIPITAVSAVTTLENLKKFLPFLKPVVNIGALKAILEAYLPQLALIIFLALLPKLLLFLSKSEGIPSEGHAERAASGKYFYFTVLNVFIGVTLSGALFRTFKSIQKDPNSLVPLLASSLPGSATFFLTFVALKFFVGYGLELSRIVPLIIFHLKKKFLCKCEADVKNAWTPGDLGYGTRIPGDLLIFTIVLCYSIITPLIVPFGVIYFGLGWLILRNQALKVYVPSYETYGRIWPHIFNRIVASLLLYQLTMFGFFGVKKFYYAPILIPLPIISLIFAFLCHKKFYRSFANTALEVARNELKEVPNMEQVFRSFVPPSLSSEKVEDDHFEDARSQVSRAGSFV comes from the exons ATGGATTTCTCTTCGTTTTTGACGTCTTTAGGGACGTCTTTTGTGATATTTCTGGTTTTGATGCTTGTTTTCGCTTGGCTTTCTTCAAGGCCTTGTAACCATGTTATTTATTACCCAAATCGGATCCTTAAGGGTCTGGATCCGACCGTCGGGTCCAGGAGTAGGAGCCCGTTTGCTTGGATTACGGAAGCTCTGTCTTCTTCCGAGAAGGATGTGATCTCTATGTCCGGGGTTGATACTGCTGTTTACTTTGTGTTTTTGGCCACtg TGCTGGGGATTTTTGTGTTGTCTGCTGTAGTTCTGCTGCCAGTTCTCATTCCAATTGCTGTTACAGATGATGGGATTAAGAATGCTAAAATGAATAATACCCAAAGTGTTGGTACTTTCAGTGAACTTGACAATTTATCCATGGGAAATATCAAT CTACGGAGTAATCGGCTTTGGGCCTTCTTATTAGCCACCTACTGGGTTTCCTTTGTGGTATATTACCTGACATGGAAAGCTTATAATCACGTCACTGCTCTGAGAACTGAAGCTCTAATGACTCCAGAAATAAAGGCAGAACAATTTGCCATTATTGTTAGAGATATTCCTCCAGTCCCTGAAGGTCAAACTAGGAAGGAACAGGttgattctttttttaagaatatcTATCCAGATACATTTTATCGATCGCTGATCGTCACAGACAACAAAAAG GTCAATAAATTGTGGGAGGAGTTGGAAGGATACAAGAAGAAACTCGAACGGTCCGAAGCTATCTTTGAAGCTTCAAAAACAGAAGCCAAGCCAGAAGGTGTAAGACCAACACACAAAACTGGCCTCCTTGGTCTTATTGGGAAAAAAGTTGACAGCATAGAATTCTACTCTGAAAAGATCAACGAACTACTACCAAAATTGGAAACTGAACAGAAGGCTACTCTCAGAGAGAAGCAGAAGAATGCTGCTTTAGTCTTCTTTAACAACCGGACAACAGCAGCTTCTGCAGCTCAAAACTTACACGCACAAATCGTTGATAAGTGGACTGTCCTGGCAGCTCCTGAACCCCGCCAGATTATCTGGCCTAATCTTTACATAAATTTTATACAGAGGCAAGTCAGACAGTATGTTGTGTATGTCATTGTGGCCCTGACGATTTTCTTCTACATGATTCCAATTACTGCAGTTTCTGCTGTTACGACTCTTGAAAACTTGAAGAAGTTTCTGCCATTTTTAAAGCCAGTTGTTAACATAGGTGCACTCAAGGCAATTTTAGAAGCTTACTTACCTCAGTTAGCTTTGATTATCTTCTTGGCTCTGCTGCCCAAGTTACTGCTCTTTCTATCTAAATCTGAGGGAATTCCTTCAGAGGGACATGCAGAGAGGGCTGCTTCTGGGAAATATTTCTATTTCACAGTGTTGAATGTGTTCATTGGAGTCACTTTGAGTGGTGCACTGTTCAGAACATTCAAGAGCATCCAGAAGGATCCAAACTCTCTTGTTCCCTTGTTGGCAAGTAGTCTCCCTGGCAGTGCAACTTTCTTCCTTACCTTTGTGGCTCTAAA GTTCTTCGTTGGTTATGGTCTTGAACTATCTAGGATAGTTCCTCTTATCATTTTCCATTTGAAGAAGAAATTTCTTTGCAAATGTGAAGCTGATGTGAAGAATGCCTGGACTCCTGGAGATCTTGGCTATGGAACTAGAATTCCCGGTGACTTGCTCATTTTTACTATAGTCCTCTGCTACTCCATCATAACACCTCTGATTGTTCCATTCGGTGTCATATATTTTGGTCTTGGATGGCTTATTCTTCGCAATCAG GCCCTGAAAGTTTATGTTCCTTCCTATGAGACCTATGGAAGAATATGGCCACATATATTCAACCGGATTGTGGCGTCTCTCCTCCTGTACCAACTTACCATGTTCGGTTTCTTCGGAGTGAAGAAATTCTACTATGCTCCAATCTTAATTCCACTCCCCATAATCTCCTTGATATTTGCCTTCCTTTGTCACAAAAAGTTCTACCGATCTTTCGCCAACACTGCTCTTGAAGTTGCTCGTAATGAGTTGAAGGAAGTTCCCAACATGGAACAAGTTTTCAGATCTTTCGTTCCACCGAGTTTGAGCTCCGAGAAGGTCGAAGATGACCACTTTGAAGATGCACGATCTCAAGTATCGAGAGCAGGATCATTTGTCTGA